A stretch of Oncorhynchus mykiss isolate Arlee chromosome 14, USDA_OmykA_1.1, whole genome shotgun sequence DNA encodes these proteins:
- the LOC110488544 gene encoding SLIT and NTRK-like protein 2 yields the protein MLNSVLLLSVLTVTSFASKTDSRKTSKEICKNRCSCEEKENILSINCENKGFTTVSLFQPPPNKICQLFLNGNFLSRLNPNEFINYGNVTSLHLGNNGLQEIQTGAFTGLRFLKRLHLNNNNLEIIKEVTFAGLESLEYLQADYNYISAIEAGAFGKLNKLKVLILNDNLMLSLPNNVFRFVMLTHLDLRGNRLKMLPFAGVLEHIGGIMEIQLEENPWNCTCDLIPLKAWLDTISVFVGDIVCETPFRLHGKDITQLIRQDLCPRRNAGDSNHRAMQPPSDSQYDGPSPTLHPGVTPTKAPRASRPPKMRNRPTQRVTSGKDKQVLGPIMVYQTRSPVPMTCPSICVCTSQNADTGLNINCQERKLHNITDLTPTPSYPKKLHLTGNYLHTIYRTDLTEYSTLELLHLGNNRIAVIQDGAFDNLANLRRLYLNGNYIESLSQSLFVGLQSLQYLYLEYNVIKDILPQTFNSLQNLQLLFLNNNLLRSLPDNIFWGTMLTRLNLRNNHFSHLPVRGVLDQLSAFIQIDLQENPWDCTCDIVALKNWMELSSTSVVVNEITCDSPSKHAGRLLRSLRNDAICPEPNEVTVGLTKAPTVSPSTDSTPPLAITSTEEQIPEMHAEVPLSVLILGLLVVFILSVCFGAGLFVFVLKRRKGIDSVPASANHLDINSFHVQYGSYSSEPTADKTETHVYNYIPPPASQMCQNPIYMQKDSEQVAYYRNLKELTFSTMDPKKSELPPSPYTISTVELNEKQSCGNRQPELLYQNIAERVKELPTAGDQNYSFCTLPKRQFIPPFETTRRHKQDRLNKTVLYGTPRKYYAEQSKNEHPLLPGKLKTEPDYLEVLEKHTAMSQL from the coding sequence ATGCTGAACAGCGTTTTGTTGCTCAGCGTTTTAACTGTGACCAGTTTCGCATCGAAGACAGACAGCCGCAAAACATCGAAAGAAATTTGTAAGAACCGCTGCTCCTGTGAGGAAAAAGAGAATATATTGAGCATTAACTGCGAAAACAAAGGGTTTACAACGGTGAGTCTATTTCAGCCTCCACCGAACAAAATCTGCCAACTCTTTCTCAATGGAAACTTTCTTTCGAGACTTAATCCGAACGAGTTTATCAATTATGGTAATGTCACATCCCTTCACCTGGGAAACAACGGGTTACAGGAGATACAGACTGGAGCTTTTACTGGACTGAGGTTTTTAAAACGACTTCATCTCAACAACAATAACTTGGAGATAATCAAGGAAGTCACCTTTGCTGGTTTAGAGAGTTTGGAGTATTTACAGGCAGATTATAATTACATCAGCGCCATTGAAGCAGGTGCATTCGGCAAATTAAATAAACTGAAAGTGCTGATTCTCAACGACAACCTCATGCTGTCTCTTCCCAACAATGTATTTCGTTTCGTTATGTTAACGCATTTGGATCTAAGGGGGAACCGGCTTAAAATGTTGCCTTTTGCTGGTGTGCTGGAGCACATAGGCGGCATTATGGAGATCCAACTGGAGGAGAACCCGTGGAATTGCACCTGTGATCTGATACCCTTAAAAGCCTGGCTGGACACCATCTCGGTCTTTGTAGGGGACATCGTGTGCGAGACCCCCTTTAGACTGCATGGAAAGGACATTACACAATTGATTAGGCAAGATCTATGCCCCCGACGTAATGCTGGTGATTCGAATCACCGCGCAATGCAGCCCCCTTCTGATTCCCAATACGACGGCCCCTCTCCCACCCTACACCCCGGTGTCACTCCAACAAAAGCCCCACGGGCCTCTCGTCCCCCTAAAATGAGAAATCGCCCTACACAACGGGTAACGTCTGGTAAGGACAAACAAGTGCTGGGGCCTATAATGGTTTATCAGACTAGGTCCCCTGTTCCCATGACCTGCCCTAGTATATGCGTCTGTACCTCCCAGAACGCAGACACTGGATTAAATATCAACTGCCAGGAGAGGAAATTGCATAATATAACAGACCTTACCCCTACACCCTCCTATCCAAAGAAATTGCATTTAACAGGGAATTACTTACATACCATATATAGAACAGACCTAACCGAATACAGTACACTCGAGCTCCTCCATTTAGGAAATAATAGGATAGCTGTTATTCAGGACGGGGCCTTTGACAACCTGGCTAATCTACGGAGACTTTACCTCAATGGCAATTACATTGAAAGTCTATCCCAATCATTATTCGTAGGGCTGCAGAGCCTTCAATATTTATACCTGGAGTACAATGTCATCAAGGACATTTTACCACAGACGTTTAACTCATTACAGAATCTGCAGCTGCTGTTCCTAAACAACAATCTACTAAGATCCCTTCCCGACAATATATTTTGGGGGACTATGCTAACAAGACTGAACCTGAGGAACAATCACTTCTCCCACCTGCCGGTGCGCGGTGTGCTCGACCAGCTCTCCGCATTCATTCAGATCGATCTGCAGGAGAACCCATGGGATTGCACATGCGACATCGTCGCCCTTAAAAACTGGATGGAGCTGTCCAGCACCAGTGTAGTGGTAAATGAAATCACATGTGATTCGCCCTCCAAACACGCAGGGCGGCTGCTCAGATCTCTGCGTAATGACGCAATTTGTCCCGAGCCTAACGAGGTCACAGTAGGCCTAACCAAGGCCCCCACGGTCAGTCCCAGCACCGACTCCACTCCCCCGCTTGCCATCACGTCAACAGAAGAGCAGATACCCGAGATGCACGCGGAGGTGCCCCTGTCTGTTCTCATACTGGGACTGCTCGTGGTGTTCATTCTGTCGGTCTGCTTCGGGGCTGGTCTTTTTGTATTCGTCCTCAAACGACGCAAAGGAATTGATAGCGTCCCCGCCAGTGCCAATCATTTAGATATAAACTCTTTCCACGTACAGTATGGTTCATATAGCTCAGAGCCCACTGCAGACAAAACAGAGACACATGTGTATAACTACATCCCTCCCCCCGCTAGCCAGATGTGTCAGAACCCTATCTACATGCAGAAAGATAGCGAGCAGGTGGCGTACTATAGGAATCTAAAAGAGCTaactttcagcaccatggacccgAAAAAGTCGGAGTTGCCCCCAAGCCCATATACCATAAGCACAGTGGAACTCAATGAGAAACAATCTTGTGGCAATCGACAGCCGGAGCTGCTTTATCAAAACATTGCAGAGAGAGTTAAGGAGCTTCCGACTGCTGGCGATCAGAATTACAGTTTCTGCACTTTACCGAAAAGACAATTCATTCCTCCATTTGAAACTACTAGACGACACAAACAGGACAGGTTGAATAAAACTGTTCTCTATGGGACTCCACGAAAGTATTATGCTGAACAATCAAAAAATGAACACCCTTTGCTGCCTGGGAAGCTAAAAACAGAACCAGACTACCTCGAAGTTCTGGAAAAACATACTGCAATGAGTCAGTTGTAA